The DNA segment CCTGGATCGGCGATGGCAACAATATGTGCAACAGCTATATAGAAGCGGCGATCCAGTTCGACTTCCACCTGCGCATCGCCTGCCCCGAGGGCTACGAGCCGAGCGCCGAATTCCTGGCCAAGGCCGACGCCCGCGTGCAAATCGTGCGCGACCCGAAAGACGCGGTGATCGGCGCGCACCTGGTGAGCACCGACGTCTGGACCTCCATGGGCCAGGAAGACGAGACCGCCAAGCGCCTGGCCCTGTTCGCGCCTTATCAAGTCACCCGTGAATTGCTCGACCTCGCCGCCCCGGATGCGCTGTTCATGCACTGCCTGCCGGCCCATCGCGGCGAAGAAATCAGCCTCGACCTGTTGGACGACCCGCGCTCCGTCGCCTGGGACCAGGCAGAAAACCGCCTGCATGCGCAGAAGGCCCTGCTGGAATTCCTGGTCCCACCGGCGTATCACCACGCATGAGCCAGCCACTTCTGCTGAACCTGCGCAATCTGGCATGCGGCTATCAGGACCAACGGGTGGTGCAGAATCTCAACCTGCACCTCAACGCTGGAGATATCGGTTGCCTGCTGGGCTCCTCGGGCTGCGGCAAGACCACCACCCTACGGGCGATTGCCGGGTTTGAGCCGGTGCACGAAGGCGAGATCAACCTGGCTGGCGAAGTGATCTCCAGCGCCGGCTTTACCCTGGCCCCAGAGAAGCGTCGCATTGGCATGGTGTTCCAGGACTACGCGCTGTTTCCACATCTGAGCGTGGCCGACAATATCGGCTTCGGCATTCGCAAACACCCGCACAAAGAGCGGGTGGTCGCCGAACTGCTGGAGCTGGTCAACCTGAAGAACCTGGGCAAGCGCTTCCCCCACGAACTGTCCGGTGGCCAACAACAGCGCGTGGCCCTGGCCCGTGCTCTGGCGCCGGAACCGCAATTGCTGTTGCTGGACGAGCCGTTCTCCAACCTCGACGGCGAACTGCGGCGCAAGCTCAGCCATGAAGTGCGCGACATCCTCAAGGCCCGTGGCACCAGTGCGATCCTGGTGACCCATGACCAGGAAGAAGCCTTTGCGGTGAGCGACCATGTCGGCGTGTTCAAGGAAGGCCGCCTGGAGCAGTGGGATACGCCCTACAACCTCTATCACGAACCGCTGACGCCCTACGTCGCGAGTTTTATTGGCCAGGGTTATTTCATCCGTGGCCAATTGAGCACTCCGGAGTCGGTCACTACCGAACTGGGCGAGCTGCGCGGCAATCGTGCCTATACCTGGCCAACCGGCTGCGCGGTGGATGTGTTGCTGCGCCCGGATGACATCGTGTACGCACCGGACAGCCCGCTGAACGCGCTGATCGTCGGCAAGACCTTCCTGGGTGCCTCGACCCTGTACCGCCTGCAGTTGCCGACCGGCGCCCAGCTGGAGTCGATTTTCCCCAGCCATGCCGATCATCAGGTGGGTGTACATGTGGGGATCCGCGTGGCGGCCGAGCATCTGGTGTTGTTCCAGGCTTCGGGGAGCACGGCGGCGCAGATCCCGCAGGTGGAGTCCGGTGTGCGGCGCTACAGCACCGCCGGCTGAACAAACCGAGTCAAAAAGGTGGAAGCGGGCTTGTGTGGGAGCCGGGCTTGCCCACGATGCAGGCGCCTCGGGCTATCAGCTACAGCGAGGTGAGGCTATCGCAGGCAAGCCAGCTCCCATAGAGGCTGGCTCCCACATCTGATTCCACCGTTCTTGAAATCACGCCCGGCCAATCGGCGCAAATTTACCCTGGGTATGCTCGGCCAACACCGCCGCCGCCAACTCCACTTCCAACCCTCTCCTGCCTGCGCTGACAAAAATTGTCGCAAAAGGCTCTGCGCTCACATCAATGAAGGTGCGCAAGCGCTTCTTCTGCCCCAAAGGGCTGATCCCGCCCAACAAATAACCGGTCGAGCGCTGCGCCGCCGCCGGGTCGGCCATCTCGACTTTCTTTACGCCCGCCGCGTGAGCCAGGGCCTTCAAATCAAGACTTCCGACGACCGGCACCACAGCCACCAATAATTCACCTTTTTCGCTGCTGGCAAGCAACGTCTTGAACACCTGCGCCGGGTCGAGGCTCAACTTTTCCGCGGCCTCCAGGCCATAGGATGCCGCCTTGGGGTCATGTTCATAACTGTGGATGCGATGTTCGGCGCGAACTTTTTTCAACAAGTCCAATGCAGGTGTCATGGAGGCTCCAGGCTTGGGGAAAACGTGGAAAAACAGACCGCCGATTCTAGGACAAACCCAGGCAAAACGCTCTAGTGCAGGGGGTCGTGCGACGAATCCGCGCAGATCCTGGCCACGCTTGCCGCCAGCCCCGCCGATGGGTTGCCGAGATCATTCATCACGCGAATAGTTTGAAAATGACCAACCGTTCACTTTCGACCTTTGACAGCGGCGTTTCTTGTCTATATTTTTTCGTTTCCGAATACTGTAAGAATCTATCCACAGTGTCCGAGCAGTAAGCCGTGAGCAGGATGGGGATCCTGACCACGGTGAAAATCGCGCATCGCCCGTTGTGGCACAGCGCCAGACAAGAAAAAAAATCGAGGTTTTCAATGACAACTGCTCTTCAACAGCCTTCACTCTCCAGCCAATGCATGGCCGAGTTCCTCGGCACCGCGTTGCTGATCTTCTTCGGTACCGGTTGCGTCGCTGCGCTCAAGGTCGCGGGTGCCAGCTTTGGCCTGTGGGAAATCAGCATCATCTGGGGGATCGGCGTGAGCATGGCGATCTACCTGAGCGCCGGCATTTCCGGGGCTCATCTCAATCCAGCCGTCAGTATCGCGCTGTGCATCTTTGCCGATTTCGACAAGCGCAAACTGCCCTTCTATATCATCGCCCAGGTTGCCGGCGCCTTTTGCTCCGCCGCGCTGGTCTACACGCTCTACAGCAACCTGTTTTTCGATTACGAACAAACTCACCAGATGGTTCGTGGCTCCGCAGCCAGCCTGGAACTGGCCTCGGTGTTCTCCACCTACCCGCACGCCCTGCTGAATACGGCCCAGGCGTTCCTGGTGGAAATGGTCATCACCGCGATCCTGATGGGCGTGATCATGGCCCTGACCGACGACAATAACGGCTTGCCCCGCGGCCCCCTGGCCCCGCTGTTGATCGGCTTGCTGATCGCCGTGATCGGCAGCGCCATGGGCCCGCTGACCGGGTTTGCGATGAATCCGGCTCGGGATTTCGGCCCCAAGCTGATGACCTTTTTCGCCGGTTGGGGTGAAATGGCTTTCACCGGCGGGCGCGATATTCCTTACGTCCTGATTCCGATCATTGCACCGATTGTCGGTGCCTGCCTCGGCGCTGCGGCCTATCGCGGGTTGATTGCCCGCCATCTGCCCAACGCCGCAGCTGCTACAACTGATGCAGCCGAAACCGCCACCAGCGGCAACACCCGAACTTCTTGAAAGCGGTAGCCTGAGCCCTTCTGCCCCTTGCGGCCCAGGCTACTTACCCACTCCTTTTTTCCGTCCAAGGCAATCGACATGACCGACACACAGAATAAGAACTACATCATTGCCCTCGATCAGGGCACCACCAGTTCCCGGGCGATCATCTTTGATCGTGACGCCAACGTGGTGTGTACCGCCCAGCGTGAATTCGTCCAGCACTACCCGCAAGCCGGTTGGGTCGAGCATGACCCGATGGAAATCTTCGCCACCCAGAGCGCCGTGATGGTCGAGGCCCTGGCACAAGCCGGCCTGCACCACGACCAGGTCGCCGCCATCGGCATCACCAACCAGCGTGAAACCACCGTGGTCTGGGACAAGATCACCGGCCGCCCGATCTACAACGCCATCGTCTGGCAATGCCGGCGCAGCACCGAAATCTGCCAGCAGCTCAAACGCGACGGCCATGAGCAATACATCAGCGACACCACCGGCCTGGTCACCGACCCGTACTTCTCCGGTACCAAGTTGAAGTGGATCCTCGACAACGTCGAAGGCAGCCGCGAACGCGCGCGCAACGGCGAGCTGCTGTTCGGCACCATCGACAGCTGGCTGATCTGGAAATTTACCGGCGGCAAGACCCACGTCACCGACTACACCAACGCTTCGCGCACCATGCTCTTCAACATCCACACCCTGGAGTGGGATGCGAAGATGCTGGAGGTCCTGGACATCCCGCGCGAGATGCTGCCGGAAGTGAAGTCCTCCTCGGAAATCTATGGCCGCACCAAAAGCGGGATTGCCATCGGCGGCATTGCCGGCGACCAGCAAGCCGCCCTGTTCGGCCAGATGTGCGTTGAGCCGGGCCAGGCGAAAAACACCTACGGCACCGGTTGCTTCCTGTTGATGAACACCGGCGACAAAGCGGTCAAATCCCAGCACGGCATGCTCACCACCATCGCCTGCGGCCCGCGTGGCGAAGTGGCTTACGCCCTTGAAGGCGCTGTGTTCAACGGTGGTTCCACCGTGCAGTGGCTGCGCGATGAGTTGAAGATCATCAATGACGCCCACGACACCGAATACTTCGCCAACAAGGTCAAAGACAGCAACGGCGTGTACCTGGTACCGGCGTTCACCGGTCTCGGCGCTCCGTACTGGGACCCCTACGCCCGTGGCGCGCTGTTCGGCCTGACCCGTGGCGTACGTGTCGATCACATTATTCGTGCAGCCCTGGAGTCGATTGCCTACCAGACCCGCGACGTGCTCGACGCCATGCAGCAGGACTCCGGCGAACGCCTCAAATCCCTGCGGGTAGACGGCGGCGCAGTGGCCAACAACTTCCTGATGCAGTTCCAGGCCGACATCCTCGGCACCCAGGTAGAGCGCCCGCAAATGCGCGAGACCACGGCGTTGGGCGCTGCCTACCTGGCCGGCCTGGCCTGTGGCTTCTGGGGCAGCCTGGATGAGCTGCGTGGCAAGGCAGTGATCGAACGCGAGTTCGAACCACAACTGGACGAGCCCGCCAAAGAAAAACTCTACGCCGGCTGGAAAAAAGCGGTCAGCCGCACCCGTGACTGGGAACCCCACGAAGGCGCTGAATAAGCCAAGCGTAGGACCCACATCGGGTTGTAACTGGCAGGGAGCGGATTCCTGCGTCATCATGGGCCACTTTTGTATGGCAGCCCACAGGACGCCCAATGAATCTGCCTCCCCGTCAGCAACAAATCCTCGAACTGGTCCGCGAACGCGGCTACGTCAGTATCGAGGAAATGGCGCAGTTGTTCGTTGTTACCCCGCAAACCATCCGCCGCGATATCAATCAGTTGGCCGACGCCAATCTGCTGCGTCGCTACCACGGCGGCGCCGCCTATGACTCCAGTGTCGAAAACACCGAGTACGCCATGCGTGCCGACCAGATGCGCGATGAAAAGCAGCGTATCGGCGAAGCCATTGCCGCACAGATCCCCGATCATGCCTCGCTGTTCATCAATATCGGTACCACCACCGAATCCATTGCCCGGGCGCTGCTCAACCACAGCCACCTGAAGATCATCACCAATAACCTCAACGTCGCCATGATGCTCAGCGCCAAGGACGACTTCGACGTGCTGCTGACCGGCGGCAATGTACGCCGTGACGGCGGCGTGGTGGGCCAGGCCAGCGTGGACTTCATCAACCAGTTCAAGGTCGACTTCGCCCTGGTGGGTATCAGCGGTATCGACGAGGACGGCAGCCTGCTGGACTTCGATTATCAGGAAGTGCGGGTTTCCCAGGCGATCATTGCCAACGCACGCAAGGTGATCCTGGCGGCGGACTCCAGCAAATTCGGGCGCAATGCCATGATTCGCCTGGGGCCGATCAGTTTGATTGATTGCCTGGTCACCGATCAGCAGCCGGTGCCGGCGCTGGTGCAGTTGTTGAGCCAGAACAAGATTCGTCTGGAAGTCGTCTGAGCGACCCCTGAGCTCGCTGGCGCCTGGACCTGCGCCATCGCGGGCAAGCCCGCTCCCACAGGCGCGGGCTTGCCCGCGATGGCGGCCCAGAGGCCACAACTCTCTTGAGCCAGCATCCGGCTCAATGTTCACAATTTTTCCTTTTCCCGCCCTTCGATGAGTTTTTTCAATCGAAGTCAGCTGGCTGTGCCCGCGTTTATGAGCTACCATTTTCGCAAATGAACATCAATGTTCGAATTCCAATATTAAAAAAGATCGCGAGGCCAGCCGATGACCCCTTCTACCTTGCCTGCTCCACCCCTTGCCGAAGTCTATGATGTTGCCGTGATTGGCGGCGGGATCAATGGTGTAGGCATCGCGGCAGACGCAGCCGGTCGCGGCCTGTCGGTATTCCTTTGCGAAAAGGATGACTTGGCCAGCCACACCTCGTCTGCCAGCAGCAAGCTGATCCATGGCGGCCTGCGCTATCTTGAACATTACGAATTCCGCCTGGTGCGCGAAGCCCTGGCCGAACGCGAAGTGCTGCTGGCCAAGGCCCCGCACATCGTCAAGCAGATGCGTTTTGTGTTGCCCCATCGCCCGCACCTGCGTCCGGCCTGGATGATCCGTGCCGGCCTGTTCCTGTACGACCACCTCGGCAAGCGCGAGAAACTTGCAGGCTCCAAAAGCCTGAAGTTCGGCGCCGACAGCCCGCTGAAAAGCGAAATCACCAAGGGCTTCGAATACTCCGATTGCTGGGTCGACGACGCGCGCCTGGTTGTACTCAACGCCATGGCCGCCCGGGAAAAGGGTGCACATATCCACACCCAGACCCGTTGCGTCAGCGCCCGTCGCAGCAAGGGCCTGTGGCACCTGCACCTGGAGCGCGCAGATGGCAGCCTGCTGTCGATCCGCGCCAAGGCTCTGGTGAACGCGGCCGGCCCATGGGTCGCCAAGTTCATCAAGGATGACCTCAAGCTCGATTCGCCGTATGGCATCCGCCTGATCCAGGGCAGCCACCTGATCGTGCCGAAACTGTACGAAGGCGCCCATGCGCACATCCTGCAGAACGAGGATGGGCGTATCGTCTTCACCATTCCGTACCTCAATCACCTGACCATCATCGGCACCACCGACCGTGAGTACACCGGCGACCCCGCGAAAGTGGCGATCACCGAAGGTGAAACGGACTACATGCTCAAGGTGGTCAACGCCCACTTCAAGCAGCAGCTGAGCCGCGACGATATCGTGCACACCTATTCCGGCGTGCGCCCGCTGTGCAACGACGAGTCGGATAACCCGTCGGCCATTACCCGCGACTACACCCTGGCACTGTCCGGCAGCGGCGAAGAAGCGCCGATCCTGTCGGTGTTCGGTGGCAAGCTGACCACTTACCGCAAGCTGGCCGAGTCGGCCCTGGCGCAACTGGCCCCCTACTTCCCGCATATCAAGCCGAGCTGGACCGCCAAGGCCAGCCTGCCCGGCGGTGAAGACATGAGCACGCCAGAAGCCCTGGCCACCGACATTCGCAGCAAGTTCGAGTGGATACCCAGCGAAATCGCCCGCCGCTGGTCGACCACCTATGGCAGCCGCACCTGGCGCCTGCTCGAAGGCGTGCAATCGCTGGCCGACCTGGGCGAGCACCTGGGTGGCGGCCTGTACACCCGGGAAGTCGACTACCTGTGCGCCGAGGAATGGGCGACCCAGGCCTACGACATCCTGTGGCGGCGCACCAAACTCGGGCTGTTCACCACCCCCGAGGAGCAGGAAAACCTGCAGCGTTATTTGGTCAAGGTCGAACAGAACCGCAGCAAGATCGAAGCAGCCTGATGCATCCAGCCCCTGCGCCGAAAGGCCCAGGGGCTTTTTTATGAACGTCTTGATGTGAAATGCGATCAATGTGGGAGCTGGCTGGCCTGCAACAACGGGCGGTGATCGCCGGCAGCCAATGCCTACAGATTCGGTTTTCCGAACGTGGTAACGCCACCTATTCGGTTTGCCGGATTTAAACACCGGATAAACCTCGTCATATAAAGTTAATCGCCATATAAATCATACAGTTAGACTTTTAATCACAGTCTGGCACGACTCATGCTCTACACTTGGTACGTGTTTGTCTGAGATGCTTCAGGAGCCGTCACAGGCATTCGCTGTATCGAAAGAGCCGTCCAGGCTTCATAAAAAAAACAAATGTCGAGGAAGTATTGATGCGTATCGTTCCCCATATTTTGGGCGCAGCTATCGCTGCTGCTCTGATTAGCACTCCAGTCTTCGCCGCCGAACTGACCGGCACGCTGAAGAAAATCAAAGAGTCGGGCACCATCACCCTGGGCCACCGCGACGCCTCCATTCCGTTTTCCTACATTGCGGATGGTTCGGGCAAACCAGTGGGCTACTCCCACGACATTCAACTGGCCATCGTCAAAGCTGTCGAGAAAGACCTCGGCATGAAGGAAGGCGAGCTGAAGGTCAAATACAACCTGGTCACTTCGCAAACCCGTATCCCGCTGGTGCAGAACGGCACCGTGGACGTTGAGTGTGGTTCCACCACCAACAACGTTGAGCGTCAGCAGCAAGTCGACTTCTCCGTCGGCATCTTCGAAATCGGTACCCGTCTGCTGTCCAAAAAGGACTCGACCTACAAGGATTTCGCTGACCTCAAGGGCAAGAACGTCGTGACCACCGCCGGTACCACGTCCGAGCGCATCCTCAAGTCCATGAACGCTGACAAGCAGATGGGCATGAACGTCATCTCCGCCAAAGACCACGGTGAGTCCTTCCAGATGCTGGAAAGCGGCCGCGCCGTTGCCTTCATGATGGACGATGCGCTGCTGGCCGGTGAAATGGCCAAGGCCAAGAAGCCTACCGACTGGGCCGTGACCGGCACGCCGCAATCCTTCGAAATCTACGGCTGCATGGTTCGCAAAGGCGATGCACCGTTCAAGAAGGCTGTGGATGACGCTATCGTCGCTACCTACAAGTCTGGCGAAATCAACAACATCTACACCAAGTGGTTCAGCTCGCCGATCCCACCAAAAGGCCTGAACCTGATGTTCCCGATGAGCGACGAACTCAAGGCCCTGATCGCCAATCCGACCGACAAAGCAGCCGACGACAAAACGGCTGAAAAAAAGTCCTGATTCCGAACTAACCTTATCTCCTGAGGGAGCCAACCCTCCCTCAGGCGTCTGTTACTACCTGCTGGCATTATTATTTGGAACACTCGACCTGGCGGTTTCCGAGCCGATCGCGTGTGCCTGACGTTCACCGTCAGGCGGGAATGGATCTTCCCCAAGCGGGTGCTTGTACATCGATTGATTTCGGGGGAGACCCTAATGAATTACAACTGGGACTGGGGCGTATTCTTCAAGTCCACCGGCGTGGGCAGCGAGACCTATCTCGACTGGTTCATCTCCGGTTTGGGCTGGACCATCGCCATCGCCGTCGTGGCCTGGATCGTCGCCTTGCTGCTGGGCTCGATACTGGGTGTGATGCGCACGATGCCTAACCGCCTCGTAGCCGGCATCGCCACCTGCTATGTGGAACTGTTTCGTAACGTGCCACTGCTGGTACAGCTGTTCATCTGGTACTTCCTGGTGCCCGACCTGCTGCCGCAAAACCTGCAGGACTGGTACAAACAAGACTTGAACCCGACCACCTCGGCCTACCTGAGCGTTGTCGTGTGCCTGGGCCTGTTCACCGCCGCCCGCGTATGTGAACAAGTGCGTACCGGTATCCAGGCGCTGCCCCGTGGCCAGGAAGCCGCCGCGCGCGCCATGGGCTTCAGCCTGTCGCAGATCTACTGGAACGTGCTGCTGCCCCAGGCCTACCGGATCATCATTCCGCCGCTTACCTCGGAATTCCTCAACGTGTTCAAGAACTCCTCCGTGGCGTCCTTGATCGGCCTGATGGAACTGCTGGCGCAAACCAAGCAGACCGCCGAGTTCTCGGCCAACCTGTTTGAAGCCTTCACCCTGGCCACGCTGATCTACTTCACCCTGAACATGAGCCTGATGCTGCTGATGCGCCTGGTCGAGAAGAAAGTCGCTGTGCCCGGCCTGATTTCCGTGGGGGGCAAATAATGGAATTTGATTTCAGCGGCATTATCCCGGCCATGCCTGGCCTGTGGAACGGCATGGTCATGACCTTGAAGCTGATGGTCATGGGCGTGGTCGGCGGTATCGTTCTCGGTACTATCCTGGCCTTGATGCGCCTGTCCTCCAGCAAACTGCTGTCCAGCCTGGCCGGCGCCTATGTGAACTACTTCCGCTCGATCCCGCTGCTGTTGGTGATCACCTGGTTCTACCTGGCGGTGCCGTTCGTGTTGCGCTGGATCACCGGCGAAGACACGCCAATCGGTGCGTTCACCTCCTGCGTCGTGGCCTTCATGATGTTCGAGGCGGCGTACTTCTGCGAAATCGTGCGGGCCGGCGTGCAGTCGATCCCCAAGGGCCAGATGGCTGCGGCACAAGCGATGGGCATGACCTACGGCCAGACCATGCGCCTGATCATCCTGCCCCAGGCGTTCCGCAAGATGACCCCGCTGCTGTTGCAGCAGAGCATCATCCTGTTCCAGGACACCTCGCTGGTCTACACCGTGGGCCTGGTGGATTTCCTCAACTCCGCCCGTTCCAACGGCGACATTATCGGCCGCTCCAATGAGTTCCTGATCTTTGCCGGTGTCGTCTACTTCATCATCAGCTTTGCCGCCTCGCTGCTGGTCAAGCGTCTGCAAAAAAGGTTTGCCGTATGATCTCTATCAAGAACATCAACAAGTGGTATGGCGACTTCCAGGTGCTGACCGATTGCAGCACCGAGGTCAAAAAAGGCGAAGTGATCGTGGTGTGCGGGCCCTCCGGCTCGGGCAAATCCACCCTGATCAAGTGCGTCAACGCCCTGGAACCGTTCCAGAAAGGTGACGTTGTGGTCGATGGCACCTCGATTGCCGACCCGAAGACCAACCTGCCGAAACTGCGCTCGCGCGTAGGCATGGTGTTCCAGCACTTCGAACTGTTCCCGCACATGACCATCACCGAAAACCTGACGGTTGCGCAGATCAAGGTGTTGGGCCGCAGCAAGGCAGAAGCCGAGAAGAAAGGCCTGCAATTGCTGGAGCGTGTAGGTCTGTCGGCACATAAGGACAAGCACCCGGGCCAACTGTCCGGCGGCCAGCAGCAGCGCGTGGCGATTGCCCG comes from the Pseudomonas shahriarae genome and includes:
- a CDS encoding ABC transporter ATP-binding protein, with translation MSQPLLLNLRNLACGYQDQRVVQNLNLHLNAGDIGCLLGSSGCGKTTTLRAIAGFEPVHEGEINLAGEVISSAGFTLAPEKRRIGMVFQDYALFPHLSVADNIGFGIRKHPHKERVVAELLELVNLKNLGKRFPHELSGGQQQRVALARALAPEPQLLLLDEPFSNLDGELRRKLSHEVRDILKARGTSAILVTHDQEEAFAVSDHVGVFKEGRLEQWDTPYNLYHEPLTPYVASFIGQGYFIRGQLSTPESVTTELGELRGNRAYTWPTGCAVDVLLRPDDIVYAPDSPLNALIVGKTFLGASTLYRLQLPTGAQLESIFPSHADHQVGVHVGIRVAAEHLVLFQASGSTAAQIPQVESGVRRYSTAG
- a CDS encoding glutamate/aspartate ABC transporter substrate-binding protein produces the protein MRIVPHILGAAIAAALISTPVFAAELTGTLKKIKESGTITLGHRDASIPFSYIADGSGKPVGYSHDIQLAIVKAVEKDLGMKEGELKVKYNLVTSQTRIPLVQNGTVDVECGSTTNNVERQQQVDFSVGIFEIGTRLLSKKDSTYKDFADLKGKNVVTTAGTTSERILKSMNADKQMGMNVISAKDHGESFQMLESGRAVAFMMDDALLAGEMAKAKKPTDWAVTGTPQSFEIYGCMVRKGDAPFKKAVDDAIVATYKSGEINNIYTKWFSSPIPPKGLNLMFPMSDELKALIANPTDKAADDKTAEKKS
- a CDS encoding amino acid ABC transporter permease, with product MNYNWDWGVFFKSTGVGSETYLDWFISGLGWTIAIAVVAWIVALLLGSILGVMRTMPNRLVAGIATCYVELFRNVPLLVQLFIWYFLVPDLLPQNLQDWYKQDLNPTTSAYLSVVVCLGLFTAARVCEQVRTGIQALPRGQEAAARAMGFSLSQIYWNVLLPQAYRIIIPPLTSEFLNVFKNSSVASLIGLMELLAQTKQTAEFSANLFEAFTLATLIYFTLNMSLMLLMRLVEKKVAVPGLISVGGK
- a CDS encoding ABC transporter permease subunit (The N-terminal region of this protein, as described by TIGR01726, is a three transmembrane segment that identifies a subfamily of ABC transporter permease subunits, which specificities that include histidine, arginine, glutamine, glutamate, L-cystine (sic), the opines (in Agrobacterium) octopine and nopaline, etc.); translated protein: MEFDFSGIIPAMPGLWNGMVMTLKLMVMGVVGGIVLGTILALMRLSSSKLLSSLAGAYVNYFRSIPLLLVITWFYLAVPFVLRWITGEDTPIGAFTSCVVAFMMFEAAYFCEIVRAGVQSIPKGQMAAAQAMGMTYGQTMRLIILPQAFRKMTPLLLQQSIILFQDTSLVYTVGLVDFLNSARSNGDIIGRSNEFLIFAGVVYFIISFAASLLVKRLQKRFAV
- a CDS encoding DeoR/GlpR family transcriptional regulator, which translates into the protein MNLPPRQQQILELVRERGYVSIEEMAQLFVVTPQTIRRDINQLADANLLRRYHGGAAYDSSVENTEYAMRADQMRDEKQRIGEAIAAQIPDHASLFINIGTTTESIARALLNHSHLKIITNNLNVAMMLSAKDDFDVLLTGGNVRRDGGVVGQASVDFINQFKVDFALVGISGIDEDGSLLDFDYQEVRVSQAIIANARKVILAADSSKFGRNAMIRLGPISLIDCLVTDQQPVPALVQLLSQNKIRLEVV
- the ybaK gene encoding Cys-tRNA(Pro) deacylase, producing MTPALDLLKKVRAEHRIHSYEHDPKAASYGLEAAEKLSLDPAQVFKTLLASSEKGELLVAVVPVVGSLDLKALAHAAGVKKVEMADPAAAQRSTGYLLGGISPLGQKKRLRTFIDVSAEPFATIFVSAGRRGLEVELAAAVLAEHTQGKFAPIGRA
- the glpK gene encoding glycerol kinase GlpK gives rise to the protein MTDTQNKNYIIALDQGTTSSRAIIFDRDANVVCTAQREFVQHYPQAGWVEHDPMEIFATQSAVMVEALAQAGLHHDQVAAIGITNQRETTVVWDKITGRPIYNAIVWQCRRSTEICQQLKRDGHEQYISDTTGLVTDPYFSGTKLKWILDNVEGSRERARNGELLFGTIDSWLIWKFTGGKTHVTDYTNASRTMLFNIHTLEWDAKMLEVLDIPREMLPEVKSSSEIYGRTKSGIAIGGIAGDQQAALFGQMCVEPGQAKNTYGTGCFLLMNTGDKAVKSQHGMLTTIACGPRGEVAYALEGAVFNGGSTVQWLRDELKIINDAHDTEYFANKVKDSNGVYLVPAFTGLGAPYWDPYARGALFGLTRGVRVDHIIRAALESIAYQTRDVLDAMQQDSGERLKSLRVDGGAVANNFLMQFQADILGTQVERPQMRETTALGAAYLAGLACGFWGSLDELRGKAVIEREFEPQLDEPAKEKLYAGWKKAVSRTRDWEPHEGAE
- a CDS encoding amino acid ABC transporter ATP-binding protein, whose product is MISIKNINKWYGDFQVLTDCSTEVKKGEVIVVCGPSGSGKSTLIKCVNALEPFQKGDVVVDGTSIADPKTNLPKLRSRVGMVFQHFELFPHMTITENLTVAQIKVLGRSKAEAEKKGLQLLERVGLSAHKDKHPGQLSGGQQQRVAIARALAMDPIVMLFDEPTSALDPEMVNEVLDVMVQLAQEGMTMMCVTHEMGFARKVADRVIFMDAGKIIEDCPKEEFFGDISARSERAQHFLEKILQH
- the glpD gene encoding glycerol-3-phosphate dehydrogenase, coding for MTPSTLPAPPLAEVYDVAVIGGGINGVGIAADAAGRGLSVFLCEKDDLASHTSSASSKLIHGGLRYLEHYEFRLVREALAEREVLLAKAPHIVKQMRFVLPHRPHLRPAWMIRAGLFLYDHLGKREKLAGSKSLKFGADSPLKSEITKGFEYSDCWVDDARLVVLNAMAAREKGAHIHTQTRCVSARRSKGLWHLHLERADGSLLSIRAKALVNAAGPWVAKFIKDDLKLDSPYGIRLIQGSHLIVPKLYEGAHAHILQNEDGRIVFTIPYLNHLTIIGTTDREYTGDPAKVAITEGETDYMLKVVNAHFKQQLSRDDIVHTYSGVRPLCNDESDNPSAITRDYTLALSGSGEEAPILSVFGGKLTTYRKLAESALAQLAPYFPHIKPSWTAKASLPGGEDMSTPEALATDIRSKFEWIPSEIARRWSTTYGSRTWRLLEGVQSLADLGEHLGGGLYTREVDYLCAEEWATQAYDILWRRTKLGLFTTPEEQENLQRYLVKVEQNRSKIEAA
- a CDS encoding MIP/aquaporin family protein, which produces MTTALQQPSLSSQCMAEFLGTALLIFFGTGCVAALKVAGASFGLWEISIIWGIGVSMAIYLSAGISGAHLNPAVSIALCIFADFDKRKLPFYIIAQVAGAFCSAALVYTLYSNLFFDYEQTHQMVRGSAASLELASVFSTYPHALLNTAQAFLVEMVITAILMGVIMALTDDNNGLPRGPLAPLLIGLLIAVIGSAMGPLTGFAMNPARDFGPKLMTFFAGWGEMAFTGGRDIPYVLIPIIAPIVGACLGAAAYRGLIARHLPNAAAATTDAAETATSGNTRTS